The genomic window ATCACCGATCACCGGCTTCAGATCCGGCAGGCAGCTCGAGATGTAGCGGAAATTTTTGGGGTCACGCGCCGCGTCGACCATGGACTGGTCGATCTCGAAGAATTTCCAACTCTCCCCTCGCTCGGCAGCACAGGCAAGCGTGCCCGAGCCGACACCGATCGCGGCGACCTTCAGCGGCGCGCCCTTGCGCTCGCGGATCGCGCTGACGGCCTGACCGATGCCGCCGTCCTTGTGATAGTAAGTGATCGGCTCGGGCCGGCCGGTGACCGGCGTGCCGTCATTGTTGCGGAAGCGCTCCGCGCCGTGGATCGTGGTGCCGTGCATCAGTACGTGGAAATAGCCGCCGGGCGTCTCCACGATCTTGTGCACGCCGAAGAAGCTGCGCACCGTGGTGACGCGCCCCTCGTCCGCGGGATAAACCCGGATCAACGCCAGCGCGAGTACAACGGTCGCAAAAATCTTCCAGCGGTCGGCATTGAACGTCAACGCCAGCAGCGCGGCGAGCACGCCGACGGCGCCGGCCACCCAGACGCGGTGGTCCTCGAACCAGATCGAGAGCCCGCCTGTCGCATAGGACGGCACAACGAGCGCCGCCGCGAGCGCGGCGAGCGCCAGCCAATACCATCGAACGAGGCCGGCGAGGCGCTCGTTAGCAGGCGGTCGGCACAGCGCGGCGAGCGCAATCAGGATCGGATATTCGGCGATCCACGAGAAGGTGAACGGCGCGACGAGCCCTGCGAACAGGCCGCCAACCATGCCGCCGAACGACAGCGCGACATAGAAGCCGGTGAGATATTTGGCCGCCGGCCGCGTCCGCGCCAGCTCGCCGTGGCAGGCCATGGCGATGACGAAGAAGCACAATTGATGACCGCCGAGTGTGAGCAGCAGATTCTGCTCCCCGCCGAAAGCCAGCAGGACAACCACGCCTGCGATCGCAACCGGCTGGAGCATCAGCATCCATTTGTGCGGCAGCAGCGGACGCGACTGGAACACGACGACCCAGGTGAGCAGATACAGCGACAGCGGCAGCACCCACAAAAGCGGCGCCGCCGCGACGTCGGTGGAGATGTGCGCGGTCACCGCGATGAGCAGGCCCGACGGCACCGCGGCCAGGAAGATCCAGCGCAGCCGCGTCACCAGACCAGGCGCCGGCGCATTCACCTCCTCCGTTCGCGCATCCGCCACCGTCAGCTGCGGCGAGCGCAACAGCAGCGTGCCGCAGGCCGCGATCAGCAGGATCAAGAGGCCATAGCCGGCGGTCCAGAACCGGTTCTGCGCGTGCAGCGTGAACATCGGCTCCAGCAGGAACGGATAGGACAGCAGCGCGAGGAAGCTGCCGATGTTGGAGGAGGCATAAAGGAAATACGGATCGTGCCCGGCGGGATGGCCGGTGCGGACGAACCAGGCTTGCAACAGCGGATTGTTGGCGGCGAGCGCGAAGAACGGCAATCCGATCGAGACCACGAACAGGCCGAGCAGCCAGACCGCATAGCCCGAAGCGGGCGGCTCGCCGTAGGCGGAGGCGATTCCGAGCGGCAGCGTCGCGAAGGCCGCAATCAGCAGCACCAGATGCACTGCGACCGGAACGATGCGGTTTTTGACCTGCATCAACAGATGCGCATAGGCGTAACCCGCCAGCAGCAGCGACTGGAAGAAGACCATCGCCACCGACCACACCGCCGGCGAGCCGCCGAGCCGCGGCAGCACCATCTTGGTAAACAGCGGCTGCACCGAGAACAGCAAGAGCGCGCTGACGAAGATCGCGGCGGTGTAGACCGTCAGCAGCAGCCGGTTGCGCGAGGCAGACAATTGCTCCGTGGCGGCGGGTTGCACGATCGAATCCATGGGAGCTCCGGCAAAAGCGTTTTCCAGCGAAGTGGGCACCGGTTCGCGCGAGAAAACGCGTCGGACATTGCCCCCGGCGGACGACGGACGGGCGCAATGGAGCACAAGGCGCCTGAACGGGCAATAAAGAGGCGCGTGATGTTGCAGCGAGGAATGCTTAATATACAGATGTCATTTCTGGGGCCGGTCCTTCGGGCCTTCCCAAAACGACCGTGGAACATTTGAACCCTCATGAGCGAAACCGACGTCGTCATCATCGGCGCTGGCCATAACGGCCTCACCTGCGCTGCCTATCTCGCGATGGCGGGCCTGCGCGTGCGCGTGGTCGAGCGCCGCAAGGTGGTCGGCGGTGCGGCGGTCACAGAGGAGTTTCACCCCGGATTCCGGAATTCGGTCGCAGCCTACACCGTGAGCCTGCTCAATCCGCAGGTGATCCGCGACTTGAATCTTGCGGAACAAGGCCTGCGCATCGTCGAACGGCGCGCGCAGAATTTTCTGCCCGCGCCGGACGGCAGCTATCTCCTCACCGGCGAGGGGCGGACGAAAGATTCCGTCGCGCGGCTGAGCGCGCATGACGCCGATGCGCTCGACGGTTTCACGCGCGAGCTGGAAGAGATCGCCGACGTGCTCAGGCAATTCGTGCTGCGCGCGCCGCCGAACCTGGTTGACGGCTTTGGCACGCGCGCGATCCGTGAGGCCATGAATGCGTTAAAGACGGCCAACATCCTGCGCGGTCTCACGCTGGAGCAGAGCCGCAGCCTGCTCGACCTCTTCACCCGCTCCGCCGGCGAGATGCTGGACGAGCGTTTCGAGCACGATCTCGTAAAAGCGCTGTTCGGCTTCGATGCTATCGTCGGCAATTATGCCAGCCCCTACGCGGCAGGTTCGGCCTATGTGATGCTGCATCACGCCTTCGGCGAGGTGAATGGCAAGAAGGGTGTCTGGGGCCACGCCATCGGCGGCATGGGTGCGATCACGCAGGCGATGGCGCGCACCGCGCAGGGCCGCGGCGTCGTGATCGAGACGGATGCAGGCGTGCGCGAGATCATCGTCGAGCGCAACCGCGCGGTCGGCGTCGTGCTGGAGAACGGCACGGCCATCCGCGCCAAATATGTCGCAGCCAACGTCAATCCGAAGCTGCTCTATACGCGGCTGATCGCGGCCGACGCCCTGCCCCACGAGTTCCTCGCGCGCATCCGGCACTGGAAGAACGGTTCCGGCACCTTCCGCATGAACGTGGCGCTGGACCGCCTGCCCTCCTTCACGGCGCTGCCCGGTGACGGCGATCATCTCACCTCGGGCATCATCCTGGCACCGAGCCTCGGCTACATGGACCGCGCGTATCTCGATGCGCGCGCGCAGGGCTGGAGCCGAGAGCCCGTCGTCGAAATGCTGATCCCCTCGACGCTCGACGACACGCTGGCGCCCGAAGGCAAACACGTCGCGAGCTTGTTCTGCCAGCACGTCGCGCCGGAGCTTCCCAATGGAAAGTCGTGGGACGACCATCGCGAGGAGGTCGCCGATCTCATGATCGCGACGGTGGACAAATATGCCCCGGGCTTTGCGGCGAGCGTGCTCGGCCGCCAGATCCTCTCACCGCTCGATCTCGAACGGCAGTTCGGCCTTTTGGGTGGAGATATCTTCCACGGCGCGCTGACGCTGAACCAGCTGTTCTCCGCGCGGCCGATGCTGGGCCATGCCGACTATCGCGGCCCGCTGAAGGGTCTCTACCATTGCGGCTCCGGCGCCCATCCCGGCGGCGGCGTCACCGGTGCTCCGGGCCA from Bradyrhizobium zhanjiangense includes these protein-coding regions:
- a CDS encoding fused MFS/spermidine synthase, yielding MDSIVQPAATEQLSASRNRLLLTVYTAAIFVSALLLFSVQPLFTKMVLPRLGGSPAVWSVAMVFFQSLLLAGYAYAHLLMQVKNRIVPVAVHLVLLIAAFATLPLGIASAYGEPPASGYAVWLLGLFVVSIGLPFFALAANNPLLQAWFVRTGHPAGHDPYFLYASSNIGSFLALLSYPFLLEPMFTLHAQNRFWTAGYGLLILLIAACGTLLLRSPQLTVADARTEEVNAPAPGLVTRLRWIFLAAVPSGLLIAVTAHISTDVAAAPLLWVLPLSLYLLTWVVVFQSRPLLPHKWMLMLQPVAIAGVVVLLAFGGEQNLLLTLGGHQLCFFVIAMACHGELARTRPAAKYLTGFYVALSFGGMVGGLFAGLVAPFTFSWIAEYPILIALAALCRPPANERLAGLVRWYWLALAALAAALVVPSYATGGLSIWFEDHRVWVAGAVGVLAALLALTFNADRWKIFATVVLALALIRVYPADEGRVTTVRSFFGVHKIVETPGGYFHVLMHGTTIHGAERFRNNDGTPVTGRPEPITYYHKDGGIGQAVSAIRERKGAPLKVAAIGVGSGTLACAAERGESWKFFEIDQSMVDAARDPKNFRYISSCLPDLKPVIGDARLTFAKEPDGAYDLIIVDAYSSDAIPIHLATKEAMKIYKDKLAPHGAVVMHVSNRHLDLETVVVGIADANDLTSWVFNEDSGRDSDYIFSTDVVISAREEADIGKLASSKSWEQTEADDRVRVWSDDYSNILGALYRRLRDGE
- a CDS encoding phytoene desaturase family protein, encoding MSETDVVIIGAGHNGLTCAAYLAMAGLRVRVVERRKVVGGAAVTEEFHPGFRNSVAAYTVSLLNPQVIRDLNLAEQGLRIVERRAQNFLPAPDGSYLLTGEGRTKDSVARLSAHDADALDGFTRELEEIADVLRQFVLRAPPNLVDGFGTRAIREAMNALKTANILRGLTLEQSRSLLDLFTRSAGEMLDERFEHDLVKALFGFDAIVGNYASPYAAGSAYVMLHHAFGEVNGKKGVWGHAIGGMGAITQAMARTAQGRGVVIETDAGVREIIVERNRAVGVVLENGTAIRAKYVAANVNPKLLYTRLIAADALPHEFLARIRHWKNGSGTFRMNVALDRLPSFTALPGDGDHLTSGIILAPSLGYMDRAYLDARAQGWSREPVVEMLIPSTLDDTLAPEGKHVASLFCQHVAPELPNGKSWDDHREEVADLMIATVDKYAPGFAASVLGRQILSPLDLERQFGLLGGDIFHGALTLNQLFSARPMLGHADYRGPLKGLYHCGSGAHPGGGVTGAPGHNAAQAILRDHRSLFGSRG